Part of the Mercenaria mercenaria strain notata chromosome 8, MADL_Memer_1, whole genome shotgun sequence genome is shown below.
GTTAGCGGCAGTCGAGTTCATATAAACAAACTATCAAAGTAGAACCAATGGGACAGTAGTATCCAGTAGATTCAAAATGAAttaacctttaaataacttttccAAAGAGCGTTCAGTTATTTGGTTCTGTTCAGTGATTTATTATTACTTAGGGTGTGTATTTATAACTTGAGTTAACAACAGGGTATGGGAAACAACAGAGAATTGAGTAATTCCTTTCTCAGGTCCAAATTGTCAGATATCAAAACTTACAAGAGCAAAAGGGCTTTTTCATGTGATCCACTAAGGCCAATTTGGGCCTCCTGGAAGTGGTCTTTTCTGATActtgttatttatatttcatttttgtctgcaTTTCATCCCCAAAATCTcttttcgatgaaacttcacaggagttactGGTTACGAGCATGGTCATTTACCAAAGTGGATAGAAGCCTACATATATGGATCTTAGCAGCATTGTTTCTTCCCCTTAGATCTAAGGATAACAAGTAACAATGTAAAGCAACTGCTGCTCTGTTCTCGTGTTCCATACATTGCCCAAGAAGATTTAGAGTTGTTTCCTTGTGTGCAAGGTTTGGTTCCTGGTCAATGGTCCTGATAAGTTTTGAAAGTGCTCTTTGCTTGTCATCTTGTCTCCCAAGATACCTGTAGGTCTTGTATTGTAAAAAGTACAGGAAAGAAAGAGAATCAATAACTGCCCAATCCATCCAGTAGTCAAGTCTTTCTCTGAAAGCAAGATCCTCTTCTGTAGATCTGAACAATTCATACTGTAGTTCAGTTGGAATGCAGTTAATTTCACATGGCAGAAATCTGACACAAAAGGCTGCATTGTATTGTAGAGCTTCTTCattatgattgtcagaaatagcATTGAATCCTTTTTTCATAGCTTGAGGGATGTAATTATAGCATCCACAAATAGGATGAACGATATTGTGGTCATAGCTTCCTTCAATATCTCTGAGTACAATTTCTGTTCTTTGACTAGCCCCTGTACAGTAAAACAAGGATGCTAGCTTCAGTTTTCCAGATGAAACATCTTTGTTCAGACCTAGTGAGAACCAGGTGAGAGCTTCTTCTGATATATCATTGTATTGTTGAATGCTGAATGATGCCAGAATTGATCCCAGAAATGTGGAGCAAGAAGGCTTCAAGCTGTTTTGTCAATCCTTGGCATTGCTTAGAAGCAGTCACTAGTTTGAAAATATACCTCAGCAATATTCGTATAGCCACTTCGTAACATGGCTAATGAAAGATAGACAGTACTTTATTTTATTGTCAATATTCTCTGCAGTTACTTGTAATAAGCCTCCTGAAACAATGTCACTTATTTTGAATGGggataaattattcaatttcaAGAGAAGCCTTGAACCAAGATCGTCACTCTCAATCCAAAATAATGCTGTTCCTTCACTGTGTATAATATACAGCAGTATTTCAAGAAGATGAGGTTTAGATTCATGATTGATATGCCCTACTATTAAATTATTTCCTGGTATCATGAAATGTGGACAGTTCCCATTCAAAATACAGTTGTATAGGGCAAATAGACACATTGATAGACAAACAAGCACATTATTTTCTCTCCAGAAATTATAATGTGTATTTGCAATTAATTTGAACagaactgttttacacatgaaacttgaaatggtATCTTCATATTGTGGCTTAATGTAAGTTTTTAATATCATCTTCATCAACACATAGCACCGAATCTGTGTGATATTGAGATTAAACATTAAACACCTCTCTGCTAGAGATGttgatattctccattcaagCTGCTCattgtcatttcttttgtttCCAACTCCAACAACAAAACATCCAGTTCTGCTACAATACCTCCTCATATTATCTGAAGGCCACTGACCTACACCTTGCTGGTTTAACCATTGTCTGGCTTGTAGAGGCCATGATTTACAGAGGAAAGCACCAACGATGTCTGTGTCATAAACCCCATGTTGTCTAGGTGGTGTATGTGCTGGACCATGTTGTACTCCTTTCCAGCATGTAAACTTTTTTCCTACTGCTTTAGCTACGTCAGACATTATTTTATTCCTTAATAGTATTCTCCCTGCCCTGTCTCTGAATTCATATTTGTTAGGTTCACCATTGTATGAAAGAGGAACATCAGCCCGCAGACGTTGTAGCAAACAGTAGCCAGGTGATACAGTCTCATCCTGGATCATCAGGTAATTTATTACACCAGGTTGCCAGTGGCTCCAGTCTTGTATCATGTTAATGTCATCGGAACATACAAGCTGATCAATGTCTGAATGAACTCCAAATGTAGTTGTGCCTTCCGACTGGCTGCCTAAAGTGTATCTTGAACCATTCTTGTCCAGTAGATTGTGTCCTGATATATTATCCATAGATTCTTTTAGCAGCCATGTTCTTCTACGCTTCATCACAATCCTCTCATCCACTCCTATGTCAGCAAGCACTTCTGACAGTCTCGCTGACACAGCTTGTGTATACTCTGGTGCTTGAAACATTCTGAAAGtacatttgatattgggtcatctggggtcaaaaaactaggtaactaggtcaaatcaaaggaaaagcttgttaacagtctagaggtcccATTTATacaaatatctctatgaaacttcgtcagaatgttaatcgtggtgatttttaggtcaagttcaaatctgggttatgtagggtcaaaaactaggtcaccaggtcaaatcaaaggaaaagcttgttaacactctagaagtcacatgtaagactgtatcttcatgaaacttggtcagaatgttaaccttgataaattttaaatcaaGTTGGAATCTAtaggttatgtggggtcaaaaacaaggcctCTAGGTCAGAATACGttcaagaaaaagcttgttaatactcttgaggccacatttatgactgtatcttcattaaatatggtcagaatgttaatcttgatgatctttatgtcgagttcaaaacttggtcaggTGGCATCAAAAACaagatcacaaggtcaaatcaagggaaaagctagttaatactctagaggccgcatttatgaccaaatcttaatgaaattcaGGGGTTAGAATTAGTTTATGTGAGCGAAACAGGTCCTTtagggccctcttgttattttataCAACTTCAGTATGAAAAGACGCTAATGTAACATCCTCTATTAAAGGAACCTTAATACATGTTATTACTTTGTAGTCTAATTCATGtccattttgtagcattttgctCGATATTCTATCAGATAGCTTCTACTTATATTATTATTCCCCTCCTCAGGTTGAAAACTAAAGAATTGTACTTTTCAGTCCGCCTCCAGTTTCGTGTTCATATAATTGGGAATAGAACTGTGaaaatatactgtaaaaataaagATACGTAAATACAAATCAtcaaattaagaaatgaaaaatatgataaCAGAAAGGAAAACCagtaggaaaaaaacaaaaataaaatgcataggtgatttttattagaaaaaaaagcaGTAGATAatcagattgaaaaaaaaagccaGTTTGTGAATCATTAGCAATTTTCATGTAGCCTACTGATATGGATTTGACGTAATGCCTATTAAATTGTCAATAATGGGGAAGAATGTGTTTTTTCTGGTTGTCTGAAAATGTTCTGGGAAAATGTGGGAAGATTTAGCTGACCACCCTGCAGCCCCCTTCTTCTCACCCCCTATGACTTCGCTCCTATGCCACTAAAATGATCTAAAAAGTCGTCATGAGAAATTCAGAcgtcataaaaaatatttatgatttgcTACTGGTATCTGCATTTTATACGACTGGGCTGTTCTgctatatatgtacatgtatctgGGCAATTGATATGAAAGATATACtgatattttccaaaaatatacACTCCAGTATTATCACTTATCATGAAATGAACGCCTTCTCACATTTTCGTGGGCGTTATGTAATCACTGGGGATTAGTATCAGATTGCAcccgtgcagaaatattttcctgttctcaggaaatcgcaggattatcctgggatttcctgagattcttttagcaaggctgcacaaaagtcctgaagacaggactttaacactaaaagacaggactttaacactgaagacaggactttaacattgaaagacaggactttaacactaaaagacaGGACCTTTGATAGAAAAAGTGTCCTGTTCacaggactttttctaaaagatacagactgaaagatggtaattaatttgaaacatggTCTTGTAATGGTTTAGtaagttaattacatcctggtgttgaaGACCCATGTTTTGGTAGAAACTGTATCATTAAGCACTTGTGCTGTGGCGTTGTTGGTGTAACAGGAATATATTCTGTATTAATTTTTGTGGTAAGTTTaccaaattatttctgtataaacttttagaaataatactaaatatgttcctttatttaatgattttataa
Proteins encoded:
- the LOC128558968 gene encoding cyclic GMP-AMP synthase-like is translated as MFQAPEYTQAVSARLSEVLADIGVDERIVMKRRRTWLLKESMDNISGHNLLDKNGSRYTLGSQSEGTTTFGVHSDIDQLVCSDDINMIQDWSHWQPGVINYLMIQDETVSPGYCLLQRLRADVPLSYNGEPNKYEFRDRAGRILLRNKIMSDVAKAVGKKFTCWKGVQHGPAHTPPRQHGVYDTDIVGAFLCKSWPLQARQWLNQQGVGQWPSDNMRRYCSRTGCFVVGVGNKRNDNEQLEWRISTSLAERCLMFNLNITQIRCYVLMKMILKTYIKPQYEDTISSFMCKTVLFKLIANTHYNFWRENNVLVCLSMCLFALYNCILNGNCPHFMIPGNNLIVGHINHESKPHLLEILLYIIHSEGTALFWIESDDLGSRLLLKLNNLSPFKISDIVSGGLLQVTAENIDNKIKYCLSFISHVTKWLYEYC